A stretch of the Planktothricoides raciborskii GIHE-MW2 genome encodes the following:
- a CDS encoding TrkA family potassium uptake protein: MVNLSSLSFLRNLRTDNKQFAVIGLGRFGRAVSSTLHSLGYEVLAIDNNETSVNQALKEQISSHAIQLDTTDPIALEEAGLSDFDVVIVAIGNYLAQSIITTLNLKELGVKHVVAKASSEIHMKLLNKVGADHVVFPEREMGCELARSLTKPRLLDQFELDPNHSIVEMLVPAQFNGKTIAELELRNRFGINVLAVGSDEKFEINPPPNKRMEKGTMMVVIGANKDIDRIPL; this comes from the coding sequence ATGGTCAACTTATCGTCTCTAAGTTTTCTGCGTAATCTCCGCACCGACAACAAGCAATTTGCGGTGATTGGGTTAGGTCGTTTTGGTCGCGCTGTCTCTTCCACATTACATAGTTTGGGATATGAAGTGCTGGCAATTGATAACAATGAAACGAGTGTTAACCAAGCGTTAAAAGAGCAAATATCCTCCCATGCAATTCAACTAGATACTACCGATCCGATCGCCCTGGAGGAGGCAGGACTTTCTGATTTTGATGTGGTGATTGTAGCCATTGGGAATTATCTCGCCCAAAGTATTATTACCACTTTGAACTTAAAAGAGTTGGGCGTCAAGCACGTCGTGGCCAAAGCCTCCTCAGAAATTCACATGAAACTGCTGAATAAAGTCGGCGCCGATCATGTAGTTTTTCCCGAAAGAGAAATGGGATGTGAACTCGCCCGCAGTCTGACTAAACCTAGACTTTTAGATCAGTTTGAACTCGACCCCAATCATAGTATTGTGGAAATGCTAGTTCCTGCCCAATTTAACGGGAAAACCATCGCAGAATTAGAACTGAGAAATCGGTTTGGCATTAATGTGCTGGCGGTGGGTTCTGATGAGAAGTTTGAAATTAATCCGCCGCCGAATAAACGCATGGAAAAAGGAACGATGATGGTAGTGATTGGAGCCAATAAAGATATTGATCGCATCCCCTTGTAG
- a CDS encoding phycobilisome linker polypeptide: protein MRMFKVTACVPSQTRIRTQRELQNTYFTKLVPYDNWFSEQQRIMKMGGKIIKVKLVTGTPGTNTGLL from the coding sequence ATGCGTATGTTCAAGGTGACGGCTTGCGTCCCAAGTCAAACTCGTATTCGTACCCAACGAGAATTGCAAAACACCTACTTCACCAAGCTAGTGCCTTATGATAACTGGTTTAGTGAACAGCAAAGAATTATGAAAATGGGTGGCAAAATTATTAAGGTTAAATTGGTCACTGGTACGCCCGGAACCAACACTGGGCTGCTGTAA
- the apcB gene encoding allophycocyanin subunit beta, with amino-acid sequence MQDAITAVINSSDVQGKYLDSSSLAKLKSYFATGELRVRAATTISANAATIVKEAVAKSLLYSDVTRPGGNMYTTRRYAACIRDLDYYLRYATYAMLAGDPSILDERVLNGLKETYNSLGVPIGSTVQAIQAMKEVTASLVGPDAGKEMGVYFDYISSGLS; translated from the coding sequence ATGCAAGACGCAATTACCGCTGTAATTAACTCCTCCGACGTCCAAGGTAAGTACCTCGATAGCTCTTCCTTGGCCAAGCTCAAGTCTTACTTCGCAACCGGCGAACTGCGCGTTCGTGCTGCAACCACCATCAGCGCCAATGCCGCTACCATCGTCAAGGAAGCTGTGGCCAAGTCCTTACTGTACAGTGATGTCACCCGTCCCGGTGGCAACATGTACACCACCCGTCGTTATGCTGCTTGCATTCGCGACTTGGACTACTACCTGCGCTACGCCACATACGCTATGTTAGCTGGCGATCCTTCCATCCTGGATGAGCGCGTGCTCAACGGTCTGAAGGAAACCTACAACTCCCTGGGTGTACCAATCGGTTCTACCGTGCAAGCCATCCAAGCCATGAAAGAAGTCACCGCTTCTCTGGTCGGCCCTGACGCTGGCAAAGAAATGGGTGTTTACTTCGACTACATTAGCTCTGGTTTGAGCTAG
- the apcA gene encoding allophycocyanin subunit alpha, with protein sequence MSIVTKSIVNADAEARYLSPGELDRIKSFVTTGEKRLRIVQILSESRERIVKTAGDRLFQKRPDVVSPGGNAYGEQMTATCLRDLDYYLRLVTYGIIAGDVTPIEEIGIVGVREMYKSLGTPIDAVAQGVREMKEAASSLLSAEDAAEASSYFDYVIGAMS encoded by the coding sequence ATGAGTATCGTCACGAAATCCATCGTGAATGCCGATGCTGAAGCTCGTTACCTGAGCCCAGGCGAATTAGATCGGATCAAGAGCTTTGTCACCACCGGCGAAAAGCGCCTCCGCATCGTTCAAATTCTCAGTGAATCTCGTGAACGCATCGTCAAGACCGCTGGCGATCGTCTGTTCCAAAAACGTCCCGACGTGGTGTCTCCTGGTGGAAACGCCTACGGCGAGCAAATGACCGCCACCTGCCTGCGTGACCTGGACTACTACCTGCGTCTCGTCACCTACGGAATCATCGCTGGTGATGTGACCCCCATCGAAGAAATCGGCATCGTTGGTGTTCGTGAAATGTACAAATCTCTGGGCACCCCCATTGATGCAGTGGCACAAGGCGTCCGTGAAATGAAGGAAGCTGCTTCCTCCTTGCTTTCTGCCGAAGATGCTGCCGAAGCTTCTTCCTACTTTGACTATGTAATTGGTGCTATGTCCTAA
- a CDS encoding DUF2237 family protein, with the protein MAEAKNVLGETLETCCTNPVTGFYRDGCCKTGPMDFGSHVICAQVTEEFLEFTKSRGNDLSTPMPAYQFPGLKPGDRWCLCASRWQEALEAGVAPPVILSATHEKALEFVSLEDLRKYAI; encoded by the coding sequence ATGGCTGAAGCAAAAAATGTCTTAGGCGAAACCCTGGAAACTTGCTGTACCAATCCCGTCACCGGATTTTATCGCGACGGCTGTTGCAAAACCGGCCCGATGGATTTTGGCAGCCATGTCATCTGTGCCCAAGTCACCGAGGAATTCCTCGAATTTACCAAATCTCGTGGCAACGATTTATCCACCCCCATGCCTGCCTATCAATTTCCGGGACTGAAACCGGGCGATCGCTGGTGTTTATGTGCCAGCCGCTGGCAAGAAGCCCTGGAAGCTGGAGTGGCGCCCCCGGTCATTCTCTCTGCCACCCATGAAAAAGCCCTAGAATTTGTTTCTCTGGAAGATTTGCGAAAATATGCAATTTAA
- a CDS encoding GAF domain-containing protein, whose product MIQYVIRTKKPLVYQNASQEISQSNDSYFKTHQPKSILCIPLLNQRRLIALVYLENNLATGVFTTKPMEILQMISTQAAISLENSRLYASLEEKVQQRTEELEQKNQKLSQTLEELQRTQVRLIQSEKMSGLGRIVGGIAHEINNPINFISGNVIYAQNYFDELLYLIHAYGEELPHPSPMIQEKIEEMDLDYLRVDVKELLTSMKYGCDRIAKIVQGLRTFSRLDEAEMKPVDIHVSIESSLMLLQSRINGEANLRQVTVEKNYGNLPNVICYGA is encoded by the coding sequence ATTATTCAATATGTTATTCGCACTAAAAAACCTTTGGTTTATCAGAATGCTAGTCAAGAAATTAGCCAAAGTAACGACTCTTACTTTAAAACCCATCAACCCAAATCAATCCTCTGTATTCCCCTATTAAATCAACGACGGTTAATTGCCTTAGTTTATCTAGAAAATAATTTAGCTACTGGGGTGTTTACCACGAAACCCATGGAAATATTGCAAATGATATCCACCCAGGCAGCGATTTCTTTAGAAAATTCTCGGCTTTATGCTTCCTTAGAAGAAAAAGTGCAGCAACGGACTGAGGAATTAGAACAAAAAAATCAGAAGTTATCCCAAACCTTAGAGGAATTGCAGCGCACCCAAGTCCGATTGATTCAATCGGAAAAAATGTCTGGATTGGGACGAATAGTTGGCGGAATTGCCCATGAAATTAATAACCCCATTAATTTTATTTCTGGCAATGTGATTTATGCCCAGAATTATTTTGATGAGTTACTATATCTGATTCATGCTTATGGAGAGGAATTGCCCCATCCCAGTCCCATGATTCAAGAGAAAATTGAAGAGATGGATTTGGACTATCTGCGAGTTGATGTGAAAGAGTTATTGACTTCTATGAAATATGGCTGCGATCGCATTGCCAAGATTGTCCAAGGATTACGCACTTTCTCCCGGTTAGATGAAGCTGAAATGAAACCCGTGGATATTCATGTCAGTATCGAGAGTAGTTTAATGTTATTGCAAAGTCGGATTAACGGTGAAGCAAATTTGCGCCAAGTAACCGTGGAGAAAAATTATGGCAATTTACCCAACGTGATTTGCTATGGCGCCTAA